The segment AACGGTGCAAGTGGTGTTGCAGTTGGTATGGCAACCAATATTCCTTCTCATAATCTTGGAGAAATAATAGATGCTTGTATATTATATGTAGATAATCCTGAAGTTACTTTGGATGAGTTACTTGAAGTGATGCCAGGGCCGGATTTCCCAACTGGGGGAATGATTCTTGGAAGGTCTGGAATAAGATCAGCATTTGCAACTGGTCGTGGATCAATTGTTGTGCAAGGCAAGACTCATATAGAAGATCTGCCACAAGATAGGCAAGCAATAGTGATTGATGAAATACCTTACCAGGTAAATAAAGTAAAATTAATTGAGAAGATAGGTGAGCTTGTAAAAGAAAAAAGAATTGATGGTATAACAGAAATTAGGGATGAGTCCGATAAGTCTGGTATTAGAGTAGTAATTGACCTCAGAAGAAATGCTGAAGCAAGTTTTATACTTAATCAAATATTGGGACTAACTCCACTAAGAAGTAGTTTTAGTGTTAACACTTTAGTGCTCAATAACAACAGGCCTGCTTTGATGTCATTAAAAGAAATCATAGCTGCTTTTGTTGATTTTAGAAAAGAAGTACTAATTCGAAGAACAGAATTTCGTCTAAGAAAAACGAGAGAAAAAGCTCATATATATATAGGGCTCTACATTGCGGTCCTCAGCATAGATGAAGTGATAAAAATCATCCGCGGTGCAAAAGATCCTGCGGAAGCAAGTAGAGAACTTTTAAATAAAGAATGGAAAACTTCGAATGAAATCAACACTATTATTGAGTTGATTTCAGATAGCGCAAGCTTTTTGAAAGATGGAGTGTATAGATTAACTGAGCTACAAATTAAGGCTATCCTTGATATGAAACTTCAGCGTTTAACAGGCCTTGAAAAAGACAAATTAGAAGCTGAGCTAAGTTCAATGATCAACCTGATAAAAGAATATATCGCTTTTCTTGGCTCAGAAGAGAAGTTGATGAAGGAAATAAAAAACAATTTACAAGAAATAAAAAACAGATTTGCCGTACCACGAAAGACTGCAATAGAGGAATCAGATACGGACATTGAAGCTGAAGATCTAATTCCACAAGAGGATATGGTGATAACCGTAACTATGAATGGTTATATCAAGCGTGTGAAACTTTCTCACTACAGAACTCAGCGTCGTGGTGGAAAAGGAAAGCTAGGACAAGGATTAAAAGAAGAGGATGTAACCACAAAATTATTTGTTGGGAATACCCACACTAGCCTCTTATTCTTTTCTAATATTGGCCGAGTTTATAGATTAAAGGTTTATAAGTTGCCTCTTGCAGAACCAACTGCACGTGGAAGAGCGCTTGTTAACATATTTCCGCTTAGCGATGGTGAAACTATAACTAATATAATGCCGTTGCCAAGTGAAAATGACGAAAATCAAAACATAGTTTTTGCTACTGCTTATGGAAACATAAGGCGTAACTCCTTAGCGGACTTTCACTATATTCCAAGCAATGGAAAAATAGCAATAAAGCTCGATGAAGGAGACAAATTAGTATCGGTTAAAGTATGCAATGAAATTGATCATGTTTTACTTTCAACAACGCTTGGAAAAAGTATCAGATTTGTTGTAAGTGATGTGCGTCAATTTAAGAGTCGCAATTCAGATGGCGTAAGAGGTATCAAACTTGTAAAGAATGACAGCGTGATATCCATGACCGTATTAAATGGGATAGGTGTAGCAACAGAAACAAAAGAACTTTACTTAAAAGTTCCACTTGCAAAAAGACTGGGGACTGCAATTAATAACTCCATTGATTCTAAATTGGAAAAGACTTTGAATGATTTAGGAATAGATAACGAATTATTCTTAAAACTTGCAGTGAATGAGGAGTTTATATTAACTATTACTGAAAATGGCTTTGGTAAAAGAACTTCTGCGTATGAGTATAGAGTAACTAACAGGGGTGGTGTTGGTATCACCAATATTCTTACTACTAGCAGAAACGGTAATGTTGTTGCTAGTTTTCCAGTTGAGCAGGGTGATAATATAATGCTTATTACAGATAAAGGAAAGTTAATTCGCATTTCGGTCAATGAGATTAGAATTGCAGGACGCAGCACTCAAGGAGTCACTCTGTTTAAAACAGAAAGTAGAGAAAAAGTGGTGTCAGTAGCGAAAATTGAAGATCCTGATTCCACTGAAGATAGTATTTTTGAAGTTGAAAACTCTATCGCTTCTTAACCGTAGTATAGGTTAAACAAAAAGCGCAAGTTTTTGTTGATTAATACGCAGTATTTAAATTAAAATATATACTTATGGCTAAGTAAAGATCAATGGACAAAAAATTAACTAAAAATAAAAAACCACTGGTAGACAAAGAGGATAAAAAAACACCTCCTGTTAAAGATCTTACTAAAAATAAGGGTAGGAGAGATTTTATAACATTAACTACATGCGCTATGGCAGGTATAGGAGCTGCAAGTGGACTTTGGCCACTGGTTAAGTCTATGAATCCTTCTGCTGAAGTTCTAGCAACTTCCACAGTGGAGGTGAATTTGTCTGGAATCCAGGAAGGACACGGAGTAAAAGTAAAATGGCAAGGTAAACCAGTATTCATTCGTAGACGCACAAAGCAAGAAATTGAGGTTGCAAGAGCTGTGGATGTAAAGAACTTCAGGGACCCTGAGTCAGATGAGCAGAGAGTACGTGAAGGAAAAGATGAATGGTTAATCATGATCGGAATATGTACACATCTTGGGTGTGTACCGGTTGACCACGCTACAAGAGATGGTAATGGTTGGTTCTGTCCTTGCCACGGTTCATATTATGACACATCAGGCCGAGTAATTGGAGGCCCTGCACCAAAAAATATGGCTGTACCTGATTATTTTTTTCCCAGTGAGAATGTTGTGGTAATTGGCAAGAAGGCTTAACGGAACTCGTTAAAAAAAACTCACAGGATCAACATCTATTATCACTGCAATACTCGAATTCAAGTTACAATTTTTAATCCAATATTTCAGCTTTTTTTGTATGGATAGACTGTGCTTATTGTGTATTTTTAGCAACACCCTATACCGATACTTATTATTTAAAAAATTTATCGCTGCTGGTGATGGGCCAAGAATTTCAAATTCCTTTTTATCTACACCTACATTTTTTTCCTGGATACAAGTAGTTGAGCTACTTGAATGACAGAGAAGAGATTTTACTATTTCATTCGCTGCTTTTTGTGTCGCAATCTGATTCTTACCACAAATTATAAGCGCTATTAATCTGCTAAATGGTGGCATTTTGGCTTCGCGTCTTGACTCAAGTTCGATTTCATAAAATGAGTCCCTTTTTTGATGCAGCAATGCTTTTATTATTGAACTTTCAGGGTTATTGGTTTGCACTATTACCATTCCTTTTTCATTAAACCTTCCTGATCTGCCTGCAACTTGGTGCAATAATTGATACGTCTTTTCCGCTGCTCTTAAATCAGAATTTTCGAGGCTCAAATCTGCATTCATTACTCCAACCAAAGTTAATTTGGGGAAATTGTGCCCTTTAGCAATTATTTGTGTGCCGATTATAATGTTCACCTCTTCTTTCAATATCAAGTCAATTACGTTACTAACCGACTTCTGATCGCTGCTTATCATCGCAGTTTTTGCGTTTGGTATTAATTTCACCATTTCTTCAAGTAACCTTTCAATTCCTATGCCGTAGAGGGACAATGGCTGTTCACTTTGGCAATTAGAGCATTTCTCTGGAATTTTTAATTGATAAGAGCAATGATGGCACAAAAGAGCATTTTTTTTCTTGTGATATGTAAGCCAAACAGCACAATTTAAGCAGGAAATTTTATATCCACACTTTTTACAAATTGCCAGTTGTGCATACCCTCTGCGGTTTAGAAAAAGCATAACTTGCTGTTTTTTCTCTATGGTTTGTTTGATGCTTTCAAAAAGCTCAGAGGAGATCCATTGCTTGTTGTTCCTCATATCCACTACTTT is part of the Wolbachia endosymbiont (group A) of Anomoia purmunda genome and harbors:
- the petA gene encoding ubiquinol-cytochrome c reductase iron-sulfur subunit is translated as MDKKLTKNKKPLVDKEDKKTPPVKDLTKNKGRRDFITLTTCAMAGIGAASGLWPLVKSMNPSAEVLATSTVEVNLSGIQEGHGVKVKWQGKPVFIRRRTKQEIEVARAVDVKNFRDPESDEQRVREGKDEWLIMIGICTHLGCVPVDHATRDGNGWFCPCHGSYYDTSGRVIGGPAPKNMAVPDYFFPSENVVVIGKKA
- the gyrA gene encoding DNA topoisomerase (ATP-hydrolyzing) subunit A; translated protein: MQDNIVPISIVKELEDSYLSYAMSVIISRAIPDVRDGFKPVHRRILYAMSRAGFDAGKPYKKAARIVGDVMGKYHPHGDAAIYDSLVRMAQDFSLLLPLIDGQGNFGSIDGDPPASMRYTEARLQKVSHFLLNDIDEDTVDFRPNYDGNETEPVVLPAEFPNLLVNGASGVAVGMATNIPSHNLGEIIDACILYVDNPEVTLDELLEVMPGPDFPTGGMILGRSGIRSAFATGRGSIVVQGKTHIEDLPQDRQAIVIDEIPYQVNKVKLIEKIGELVKEKRIDGITEIRDESDKSGIRVVIDLRRNAEASFILNQILGLTPLRSSFSVNTLVLNNNRPALMSLKEIIAAFVDFRKEVLIRRTEFRLRKTREKAHIYIGLYIAVLSIDEVIKIIRGAKDPAEASRELLNKEWKTSNEINTIIELISDSASFLKDGVYRLTELQIKAILDMKLQRLTGLEKDKLEAELSSMINLIKEYIAFLGSEEKLMKEIKNNLQEIKNRFAVPRKTAIEESDTDIEAEDLIPQEDMVITVTMNGYIKRVKLSHYRTQRRGGKGKLGQGLKEEDVTTKLFVGNTHTSLLFFSNIGRVYRLKVYKLPLAEPTARGRALVNIFPLSDGETITNIMPLPSENDENQNIVFATAYGNIRRNSLADFHYIPSNGKIAIKLDEGDKLVSVKVCNEIDHVLLSTTLGKSIRFVVSDVRQFKSRNSDGVRGIKLVKNDSVISMTVLNGIGVATETKELYLKVPLAKRLGTAINNSIDSKLEKTLNDLGIDNELFLKLAVNEEFILTITENGFGKRTSAYEYRVTNRGGVGITNILTTSRNGNVVASFPVEQGDNIMLITDKGKLIRISVNEIRIAGRSTQGVTLFKTESREKVVSVAKIEDPDSTEDSIFEVENSIAS